A genome region from Carya illinoinensis cultivar Pawnee chromosome 2, C.illinoinensisPawnee_v1, whole genome shotgun sequence includes the following:
- the LOC122300836 gene encoding U-box domain-containing protein 35-like has translation MWLQKGAELNKTKGNGLLAIAIDNEKGSQNALKWAADNLITKGQTIVLIHVVPRASPSPYGGSHSIICESNNSPRTQKLENQTKDLFLIFHCYCARKDIRFLDVVLEDTDTVKALTEFVSYAAIENLVLGTSRRGIIRFKTASSIRSGVSKGAPDFCTVYAVSKGKVSSVRNASRPAPYVSPLLDHIQRLNNSSVASSPNLSKRRMDIRDKKSSFKPRNLYIDSVRSRVTRGGGRASNAKPHLDMSESDTDISFVSSGRSSTDRTSSSLYDFSDLDKNSRFSTSTDQSLGSIRSGSRFNDLNLLGDLSSFSESSRTSSSWSSQNLDDVETEMRRLKLELKQTMDVYSTACREALTAKQNAMELKHGRLEKERKLEEARLSEEAALAIAEKERARCRAAMEAAEAAKRIAELESQRRANAEIKALREADKIRKVLDNLAQSDLKYRIYTIEEIEMATEFFAQSRKIGEGGYGPVYRCHLDHTPVAVKLLRPDAAQGRSQFQQEIDVLSCIRHPNMVLLLGACPEFGILVYEYMANGSLDDRLFRKGSSPVLSWQLRFKIASEIATGLLFLHQTKPEPLVHRDLKPGNILLDHNFVSKISDVGLARLVPAVAENVTECCMTSTAGTFCYIDPEYQQTGMLGVKSDVYSLGIVLLQLLTAKSPMGLAHQVQNSIENGTFTEMLDPAVPDWPVEEALRFAKLALQCAELRRKDRPDLCNKVLPELFRMKELAEEKMNHILVGGSAYPSPNHSDALVQLDVMSDSELVNSEISKSRSSTSSLKE, from the exons ATGTGGCTTCAAAAAGGAGCTGAATTGAACAAGACAAAAGGAAATGGGCTCCTTGCAATTGCCATAGACAATGAGAAGGGGAGCCAAAATGCTTTGAAGTGGGCAGCTGACAATCTTATCACCAAGGGCCAGACCATTGTcctaatccatgtcgttcccCGTGCTTCCCCATCTCCAt ATGGGGGAAGCCATTCTATCATTTGTGAAAGCAACAACTCACCACGCACACAAAAGCTCGAGAATCAAACTAAGGATCTGTTCCTTATCTTCCATTGCTACTGTGCTCGTAAAGAT ATACGTTTCCTAGATGTTGTACTCGAAGATACAGATACAGTAAAAGCATTAACAGAATTCGTTTCCTATGCTGCAATAGAGAACTTGGTTCTTGGTACATCACGACGTGGAATTATTAG ATTCAAGACTGCATCAAGCATCCGAAGTGGTGTATCAAAAGGGGCACCAGATTTCTGCACTGTATATGCAGTCTCCAAAGGGAAGGTTTCTTCAGTACGAAATGCTTCTCGTCCGGCCCCCTATGTTTCCCCACTACTTGACCACATCCAGAGACTAAATAACAGCTCTGTGGCATCTTCTCCCAATCTCTCCAAACGCAGGATGGATATAAGAG ATAAGAAATCATCATTCAAGCCTCGTAACTTATACATTGACTCAGTCAG GTCACGAGTCacaagaggaggaggaagagctTCGAATGCAAAACCCCATCTGGACATGTCAGAATCAGATACTGACATATCATTTGTAAGCTCCGGGAGGTCAAGCACTGACCGGACGTCTTCTTCTCTCTATGATTTTAGTGATTTGGACAAAAACTCTCGGTTTTCAACCAGCACAGATCAAAGCCTTGGATCAATCCGGTCAGGATCTAGGTTCAATGATCTCAACCTTTTGGGCGATCTATCATCATTCTCGGAGAGCAGTAGGACATCATCTTCATGGTCGTCACAGAACTTG GATGATGTGGAAACTGAGATGAGAAGGTTGAAGCTGGAGCTGAAGCAAACAATGGACGTGTACAGCACAGCATGCAGAGAAGCACTTACAGCAAAACAAAAC GCAATGGAACTGAAACATGGGAGACTTGAAAAGGAGAGAAAGTTAGAAGAGGCAAGACTGTCCGAGGAAGCTGCATTGGCAATagcagagaaagagagagctaGATGTAGGGCAGCCATGGAAGCAGCTGAAGCAGCAAAGAGGATTGCTGAGTTGGAGTCACAAAGAAGAGCAAATGCAGAAATCAAAGCTCTCAGAGAAGCAGATAAAATAAGGAAGGTTTTGGATAATCTAGCCCAAAGTGACCTCAAATACAGAATATACACTATTGAGGAGATTGAGATGGCAACAGAATTCTTTGCTCAATCTCGCAAGATTGGGGAAGGAGGATATGGCCCAGTCTATAGGTGTCACCTTGATCATACACCAGTTGCAGTAAAGCTTTTGCGTCCAGATGCTGCTCAAGGGAGATCACAGTTTCAACAAGAG ATTGACGTACTTAGCTGCATAAGGCATCCCAATATGGTACTCCTTCTTGGAGCCTGTCCTGAGTTTGGCATCCTGGTCTATGAATACATGGCTAACGGGAGTCTAGATGACCGCCTTTTCCGGAAAGGAAGCAGTCCAGTTCTCTCTTGGCAACTCAGGTTCAAAATTGCCTCAGAAATCGCCACTGGGCTACTCTTTCTCCATCAGACCAAGCCAGAGCCGTTAGTTCACCGTGACCTCAAGCCAGGAAACATTTTGCTAGACCACAATTTTGTCAGTAAGATTAGTGATGTTGGATTGGCCAGGCTCGTACCTGCAGTAGCTGAAAATGTAACAGAATGCTGTATGACATCAACAGCCGGAACTTTCTGCTATATTGATCCAGAATATCAACAAACAGGGATGCTTGGAGTAAAATCTGATGTCTATTCACTAGGAATAGTGCTTTTACAATTGTTAACAGCCAAGTCCCCAATGGGCCTGGCTCACCAGGTTCAAAACTCTATTGAGAATGGCACTTTCACAGAGATGTTAGACCCAGCTGTGCCTGATTGGCCAGTTGAAGAAGCCTTACGCTTTGCAAAGTTAGCACTACAATGTGCAGAGCTCAGACGAAAAGACAGGCCAGATCTATGCAACAAAGTATTGCCAGAACTTTTCAGAATGAAAGAACTAGCGGAAGAAAAGATGAACCACATCCTCGTAGGTGGCAGTGCTTACCCCTCGCCCAATCACAGCGATGCTCTAGTGCAACTG gATGTTATGAGTGATTCGGAACTTGTAAACTCTGAAATCTCAAAGAGCAGATCAAGCACATCGTCCTTGAaggaataa
- the LOC122300839 gene encoding uncharacterized protein LOC122300839, giving the protein MGGVIGKAANGIGGVLGNAFLTPIRTIFGGSCEGVCSGPWDVVCFIEHLCVSNLVKLLMILVLCYIMLLFFYLLLKVGICQCIARSLCKMCWAACETYWFALEDITCLLWHKLKNTKRINRRRRRQRFQDVELGSSSSYESDFSDDYHHLNVKRKRKKDRLRSSPYPPSRHSNHSHHHHHTRDISTHVKGGSQRLRSSRQLQLSKVRNAQREARNFKKRRLR; this is encoded by the exons ATGGGGGGTGTCATCGGTAAAGCTGCAAATGGCATTGGAGGTGTTCTGGGAAATGCTTTCTTAACTCCAATTAGGACTATCTTTGGCGGTTCATGCGA GGGTGTTTGTTCAGGACCTTGGGATGTGGTATGTTTCATTGAGCATTTATGTGTCTCCAATCTGGTGAAACTGTTGATGATCTTGGTCCTTTGCTATATAA TGTTATTGTTCTTCTACTTGCTGTTAAAGGTGGGGATCTGCCAATGCATTGCAAGAAGCCTTTGTAAGATGTGTTGGGCAGCATGTGAGACATATTGGTTTGCTTTAGAAGACATTACATGTTTATTGTGGCACAAGTTAAAGAACACCAAGAGGATAAATCGCCGCCGCCGCCGACAACGTTTCCAAGATGTTGAACTAGGTTCCAGTTCAAGTTATGAAAGTGATTTTTCAGACGATTATCATCATTTAAATGTCAAAAGAAAGCGAAAAAAGGATCGGCTTCGGAGCTCTCCTTACCCTCCAAGTAGGCATAGTAACCACAGTCACCACCACCATCATACTAGGGATATATCCACTCATGTTAAGGGTGGGTCTCAACGATTAAGGAGCTCGAGACAACTCCAATTGAGTAAGGTAAGAAATGCTCAAAGAGAGGCTCGGAATTTTAAGAAGAGGAGGCTTAGATGA
- the LOC122300838 gene encoding vacuolar-processing enzyme-like → MNPGHGAVLAFVFLTLSCLVDGNNSTVDMIRGKRWAVLVAGSRGYENYRHQADVCHAYQILKKGGLSDENIVVFMYDDIAFHSNNPRPGVIINKPNGDDVYEGVPKDYTGLDVTAHNFYAVILGNKSAVSGGSGKVVDSGPKDSIFIYFSDHGGPGVLGMPTGTYVYAKDLNDVLKKKHAAKAYKSMVFYLEACESGSIFEGFLPKDINIYATTAANAVENSWGTYCPGEYPSPPEEYDTCLGDLYSISWMEDCDKHDLRKETLGQQYKVVRRRTAAENVGFSSHVMQYGSAGLSHDPLFSYIGTNPANDNYTFAEYASSPLTLGVVSQRDADLLHFWYRYHKAPVGSQHKLQAQKQLFDEISYRKHVDYSISQIGKLLFADSDSSMVLESVRPIGQPLVDDWDCLKMIVRTYEKSCGSLSNYGMKYTRVFANMCNFGVTLEQVLWASIQACSVPPPP, encoded by the exons ATGAATCCTGGTCATGGAGCAGTACTGGCGTTTGTGTTTCTCACACTTTCCTGTCTCGTTGATGGCAACAACAGTACCGTCGACATGATCCGCGGGAAGAGATGGGCGGTTCTAGTCGCCGGTTCACGTGGTTATGAGAATTACAGACATCAG GCTGATGTATGCCATGCATACCAGATACTGAAGAAAGGAGGGTTAAGCGATGAAAATATCGTGGTTTTCATGTACGACGACATTGCATTCCACTCGAACAACCCAAGGCCTGGTGTCATCATCAACAAACCAAATGGTGATGACGTTTACGAAGGAGTCCCCAAG GATTATACAGGACTTGATGTTACTGCACATAACTTTTATGCTGTAATTCTTGGAAACAAAAGTGCTGTTTCTGGAGGTAGTGGTAAGGTTGTGGATAGCGGACCAAAAGActctattttcatatattttagcGACCATGGCGGTCCTGGGGTACTCG GGATGCCTACCGGTACTTATGTTTATGCCAAAGATCTTAACGATGTTTTGAAGAAGAAGCATGCTGCAAAAGCATACAAAAGCATG GTATTTTACCTCGAAGCTTGTGAATCCGGGAGTATTTTTGAGGGCTTTCTTCCCAAAGATATAAACATATATGCAACTACAGCAGCAAATGCAGTCGAAAATAGCTGGGGAACATATTGTCCCGGTGAATATCCTAGTCCTCCTGAAGAATATGACACCTGTTTGGGAGACTTGTATAGCATTTCTTGGATGGAGGATTG TGACAAACATGATCTGCGCAAGGAAACTTTGGGTCAGCAATATAAAGTg GTTCGGAGGAGAACAGCAGCAGAAAATGTAGGATTTAGTTCTCATGTGATGCAATATGGAAGTGCAGGACTTAGTCATGATCCCCTCTTCTCGTACATAGGTACAAATCCTGCAAACGATAACTATACTTTTGCTGAATATGCCTCTTCACCATTGACTTTGGGGGTTGTTAGCCAACGTGATGCAGATCTCCTTCATTTCTGGTACAGG taccATAAAGCACCAGTGGGCTCTCAACACAAGCTTCAAGCTCAAAAGCAACTGTTTGATGAAATTTCCTACAGAAAACATGTGGACTACTCTATAAGTCAAATTGGGAAGCTTTTGTTTGCAGATAGTGATAGCTCAATGGTGTTGGAATCTGTTCGGCCAATTGGGCAACCTCTTGTGGATGACTGGGATTGTTTGAAGATGATT GTAAGAACCTATGAGAAATCTTGCGGATCGTTATCAAATTATGGGATGAAATACACGCGAGTTTTTGCCAACATGTGCAATTTTGGGGTTACCTTGGAGCAAGTACTTTGGGCATCAATTCAAGCTTGTTCTGTGCCGCCCCCTCCTTAG